One Cucumis sativus cultivar 9930 chromosome 1, Cucumber_9930_V3, whole genome shotgun sequence DNA segment encodes these proteins:
- the LOC101211405 gene encoding calmodulin-binding protein 60 A isoform X1, producing MWVFLVHCNLRQFHRIVLCLYVLWPPMLSQKRNPDDGDGPADGDNPDDKRRKFCFMSVVRDAISLQSMQQLLEPVIRKVVREEVELALGKYITNVQRNDGNDAKENYSSGPRCFQLKFITDIFLPVFTGSRIEGRESSNLMVALVDTLTGEVVGAGPQSSAKVEIVVLEGDFEGGGDNYTAEEFRNNIVREREGKKPLLTGETLVSLKDGIGSVGEISFTDNSSWTRSRRFRLGARIIDDNDGTRILEAKTASFVVRDHRGELYKKHHPPTLQDEVWRLQKISKDGAYHKRLSQEKIETVKDFLTQLYVQPSRLRNILGHGMSTKMWEAIIEHAQTCVLDKKIYVYKPHDLEQKSGVVFDVVGRVMGLLSDYQYVPIDKLSESEKVDAHNLVVSAYKHWDEVDSIDDETLLVGGSSHPLSFVYTPSSPMEDHSYGSKYLSSPKFSGFDFPPSNAYSSDIISSMGSIGNPSGLDDHALQSFGSMVVRYDPMPSSPNFANSSLICDSEPLHSSFFDVDHMQVLESDVQCSSILESRVTTTTLQGGSSSCVAQMRWAKVYGVLKWFFLLRLVIRRRNKLGFKRYKGVQSRGKEKLDYG from the exons ATGTGGGTCTTTTTAGTTCATTGCAATCTTCGCCAATTCCATCGCATCGTCTTGTGTCTGTATGTCTTGTGGCCTCCTATGTTGTCGCAGAAAAGAAACCCAGATGATGGAGATGGTCCGGCGGATGGTGATAATCCCGATGATAAGCGtagaaagttttgttttatgag TGTGGTTCGTGATGCCATATCATTGCAATCAATGCAACAGCTATTGGAGCCTGTCATTCGTAAAGTG GTGAGGGAGGAGGTTGAATTGGCACTAGGAAAGTACATTACCAATGTGCAAAG GAATGATGGGAATGACGCGAAAGAAAACTATTCTTCTGGGCCGAGATGCTTTCAATTGAAGTTCATAACTGATATTTTTCTCCCGGTATTTACTGGATCTCGCATTGAAGGAAGAGAGAGTTCCAATTTGATGGTGGCTTTGGTTGACACCTTAACTGGGGAAGTTGTTGGCGCTGGGCCTCAATCCTCTGCCAAGGTGGAAATTGTAGTGCTTGAGGGTGATTTTGAGGGTGGAGGTGATAATTACACCGCAGAGGAGTTTAGGAATAACATTGTAAGAGAGAGGGAAGGAAAGAAACCCCTTCTAACAGGAGAGACACTTGTGAGTCTCAAAGATGGGATTGGTTCGGTAGGTGAGATTTCTTTCACTGACAATTCAAGCTGGACTAGAAGTCGTCGGTTCAGGCTCGGTGCAAGAATTATAGACGACAATGATGGAACAAGAATTCTTGAAGCAAAGACTGCGTCATTTGTTGTCAGAGATCACCGTGGAGAAT TGTACAAGAAGCACCATCCTCCAACTCTGCAGGATGAAGTATGGAGATTGCAGAAAATTAGCAAGGATGGAGCCTATCATAAGCGCCTGAGCCAAGAAAAAATCGAGACGGTGAAAGATTTCCTAACTCAGCTTTATGTACAACCTTCAAGGCTTCGCAAT ATTCTTGGCCATGGTATGTCTACCAAAATGTGGGAAGCTATAATTGAGCATGCACAAACATGTGTGCTCGATAAGAAGATTTATGTGTACAAACCTCATGATTTGGAACAGAAAAGCGGAGTGGTTTTTGATGTTGTAGGACGAGTAATGGGGCTACTTTCAGATTACCAGTACGTTCCCATAGATAAGCTATCTGAAAGTGAAAAG GTTGATGCTCACAACTTGGTTGTCTCTGCATACAAACACTGGGACGAAGTGGATTCCATTGATGATGAAACTTTGCTTGTAGGTGGCTCTTCTCACCCACTTAGTTTTGTTTACACCCCGAGCTCACCCATGGAGGACCATTCTTATGGTAGCAAGTACTTGTCTTCTCCAAAATTTAGTGGCTTTGATTTCCCACCATCAAATGCCTATTCTTCAGACATAATTTCATCAATGGGTTCTATTGGGAATCCTAGCGGCTTGGACGATCATGCTTTGCAGAGTTTCGGTTCTATGGTTGTAAGATATGATCCGATGCCAAGTTCCCCAAATTTTGCCAACTCTTCTCTGATCTGCGATTCCGAGCCACTACACTCATCTTTCTTTGACGTGGATCATATGCAAGTTCTAGAGTCCGATGTGCAATGTAGCTCAATTTTAGAATCACGAGTGACAACAACTACTCTTCAAGGTGGCTCCTCATCGTGTGTTGCTCAAATGAGATGGGCTAAGGTATATGGTGTGCTAAAATGGTTCTTTTTGTTGAGATTGGTAATCAGGAGAAGAAACAAACTTGGCTTCAAGAGATACAAAGGTGTACAGAGTCGTGGAAAGGAAAAATTAGACTATGGTTGA
- the LOC101212939 gene encoding alpha-mannosidase I MNS5 produces MLSRRSFAWILLLFIIFFTLFNPSSSSSYLTSKRMRMREKARRMFYHAYDNYMTYAFPNDELKPLTKTFTNSLSELGNLKLEHLPQNYTGSALTLIESLSSLVILGNNTEFQKAVLWLSENLHFDVDARINLFECNIRVLGGLVSAHVLATDSTNRLARQSYKNQLLVLAEDLGNRFLPAFNTPTGLPYAWINLKHGVMEDETTETSTSGCGSLILEMGALSRLTGDPRFEHAALRALRKLWSMRSSLNLLGTTLDVETGEWIEFSSGIGAGVDSFYEYLLKAHVLFGKEEFWRMFHAAYLAVQKYFRHGPWYHEADMRTGRATYWQLTSLQAFWPGLQVLVGDIPAANSSHREFFYVWEKYGVLPERYLLDRQMLHPTEKYYPLRPELAESTFYLYQATKDPWYFEVGESIIKSLISHTKVEGGFASVRDVTTMQLEDHQHSFFLSETCKYLYLLFDDSFLVDQNYIFTTEGHPLPVLSSWHERLPEVYGLTNGTSIKGENSSRRLSAMSLQVCPATSLNTAGDGGQQIESACHILDARADHKCFSDEECGVDSTTCRRRSCSSSGYCGQWLHL; encoded by the exons GTTCTACCATGCGTATGACAACTATATGACATATGCATTTCCA AATGATGAGCTAAAACCTCTTACGAAGACCTTCACTAACTCCCTCAGTGAGCTGGGTAATCTTAAG CTGGAACACTTGCCACAAAATTATACTGGATCTGCTCTTACATTAATTGAATCATTGTCTAG tctTGTAATTTTAGGTAACAACACTGAATTTCAAAAGGCCGTGCTTTGGCTTTCTGAAAATTTGCATTTTGATGTTGATGCACGGATAAATCTATTTGAG TGCAACATACGAGTTCTTGGAGGACTTGTTTCTGCCCATGTTCTTGCAACTGATTCCACAAATCGTTTGGCTAGACAAAGTTATAAGAATCAACTATTAGTTTTGGCTGAAGACTTAGGGAACCGCTTCCTACCTGCATTTAATACCCCCACAGGGTTGCCATATGCTTGGATTAACCTCAAG CATGGAGTAATGGAGGATGAGACTACTGAAACAAGTACTTCGGGGTGTG GTTCTTTAATTCTTGAAATGGGAGCATTATCACGATTGACTGGTGACCCCAGGTTTGAACATGCTGCTTTGCGTGCTCTTCGTAAGTTGTGGAGCATGCGCAGTTCATTGAATTTACTTGGAACTACATTGGATGTGGAAACAGGTGAATGGATTGAGTTCTCTTCTGGAATTGGAGCTG GGGTTGACTCATTCTATGAGTATCTATTGAAGGCGCATGTTCTTTTTGGGAAAGAAGAGTTCTGGAGAATGTTTCACGCTGCTTACCTTGCTGTGCAGAAATATTTCAGACATGGTCCATG GTATCATGAGGCCGATATGAGGACGGGGAGAGCAACCTATTGGCAGCTTACAAGCCTTCAAGCATTTTGGCCTGGCCTACAG GTTCTTGTTGGGGATATTCCGGCAGCTAATTCATCACATCGTGAGTTCTTTTATGTATGGGAGAAGTATGGAGTTCTACCGGAAAG GTATTTACTTGACCGTCAAATGCTGCATCCTACAGAAAAGTATTATCCTCTCCGTCCAGAATTGGCAGAGTCAACTTTTTACTTATATCAAGCAACCaaag ATCCCTGGTACTTTGAAGTGGGTGAATCAATCATAAAGTCCCTTATTTCACACACTAAAGTTGAAGGAGGATTTGCAAGTGTTAGAGATGTTACAACTATGCAGTTGGAAGATCATCAACATAGTTTTTTCCTCTCTGAAAC GTgcaaatatttatatcttttatttgaCGACTCATTTTTGGTTGatcaaaattacattttcacTACGGAGGGTCACCCCCTGCCAGTTTTAAGTTCTTGGCACGAAAGACTTCCAGAGGTCTATGGCCTGACTAACGGGACATCTATCAAG GGTGAAAATTCATCAAGAAGGTTGAGCGCAATGTCTTTACAAGTCTGCCCAGCCACCTCACTGAACACAGCAGGAGATGGTGGCCAACAAATAGAGAGTGCTTGCCACATCCTTGATGCTCGAGCAGATCACAAGTGTTTCAGTGATGAAGAATGCGGAGTCGATTCAACTACTTGTAGAAGGCGATCATGTAGCTCATCTGGTTATTGTGGTCAGTGGTTACACTTATAA
- the LOC101211405 gene encoding calmodulin-binding protein 60 A isoform X3: MWVFLVHCNLRQFHRIVLCLYVLWPPMLSQKRNPDDGDGPADGDNPDDKRRKFCFMSVVRDAISLQSMQQLLEPVIRKVVREEVELALGKYITNVQRNDGNDAKENYSSGPRCFQLKFITDIFLPVFTGSRIEGRESSNLMVALVDTLTGEVVGAGPQSSAKVEIVVLEGDFEGGGDNYTAEEFRNNIVREREGKKPLLTGETLVSLKDGIGSVGEISFTDNSSWTRSRRFRLGARIIDDNDGTRILEAKTASFVVRDHRGELYKKHHPPTLQDEVWRLQKISKDGAYHKRLSQEKIETVKDFLTQLYVQPSRLRNILGHGMSTKMWEAIIEHAQTCVLDKKIYVYKPHDLEQKSGVVFDVVGRVMGLLSDYQYVPIDKLSESEKALISCHL, translated from the exons ATGTGGGTCTTTTTAGTTCATTGCAATCTTCGCCAATTCCATCGCATCGTCTTGTGTCTGTATGTCTTGTGGCCTCCTATGTTGTCGCAGAAAAGAAACCCAGATGATGGAGATGGTCCGGCGGATGGTGATAATCCCGATGATAAGCGtagaaagttttgttttatgag TGTGGTTCGTGATGCCATATCATTGCAATCAATGCAACAGCTATTGGAGCCTGTCATTCGTAAAGTG GTGAGGGAGGAGGTTGAATTGGCACTAGGAAAGTACATTACCAATGTGCAAAG GAATGATGGGAATGACGCGAAAGAAAACTATTCTTCTGGGCCGAGATGCTTTCAATTGAAGTTCATAACTGATATTTTTCTCCCGGTATTTACTGGATCTCGCATTGAAGGAAGAGAGAGTTCCAATTTGATGGTGGCTTTGGTTGACACCTTAACTGGGGAAGTTGTTGGCGCTGGGCCTCAATCCTCTGCCAAGGTGGAAATTGTAGTGCTTGAGGGTGATTTTGAGGGTGGAGGTGATAATTACACCGCAGAGGAGTTTAGGAATAACATTGTAAGAGAGAGGGAAGGAAAGAAACCCCTTCTAACAGGAGAGACACTTGTGAGTCTCAAAGATGGGATTGGTTCGGTAGGTGAGATTTCTTTCACTGACAATTCAAGCTGGACTAGAAGTCGTCGGTTCAGGCTCGGTGCAAGAATTATAGACGACAATGATGGAACAAGAATTCTTGAAGCAAAGACTGCGTCATTTGTTGTCAGAGATCACCGTGGAGAAT TGTACAAGAAGCACCATCCTCCAACTCTGCAGGATGAAGTATGGAGATTGCAGAAAATTAGCAAGGATGGAGCCTATCATAAGCGCCTGAGCCAAGAAAAAATCGAGACGGTGAAAGATTTCCTAACTCAGCTTTATGTACAACCTTCAAGGCTTCGCAAT ATTCTTGGCCATGGTATGTCTACCAAAATGTGGGAAGCTATAATTGAGCATGCACAAACATGTGTGCTCGATAAGAAGATTTATGTGTACAAACCTCATGATTTGGAACAGAAAAGCGGAGTGGTTTTTGATGTTGTAGGACGAGTAATGGGGCTACTTTCAGATTACCAGTACGTTCCCATAGATAAGCTATCTGAAAGTGAAAAGGCACTCATCTCCTGTCACCtctaa
- the LOC101211405 gene encoding calmodulin-binding protein 60 A isoform X2 — protein sequence MWVFLVHCNLRQFHRIVLCLYVLWPPMLSQKRNPDDGDGPADGDNPDDKRRKFCFMSVVRDAISLQSMQQLLEPVIRKVVREEVELALGKYITNVQRNDGNDAKENYSSGPRCFQLKFITDIFLPVFTGSRIEGRESSNLMVALVDTLTGEVVGAGPQSSAKVEIVVLEGDFEGGGDNYTAEEFRNNIVREREGKKPLLTGETLVSLKDGIGSVGEISFTDNSSWTRSRRFRLGARIIDDNDGTRILEAKTASFVVRDHRGELYKKHHPPTLQDEVWRLQKISKDGAYHKRLSQEKIETVKDFLTQLYVQPSRLRNILGHGMSTKMWEAIIEHAQTCVLDKKIYVYKPHDLEQKSGVVFDVVGRVMGLLSDYQLMLTTWLSLHTNTGTKWIPLMMKLCL from the exons ATGTGGGTCTTTTTAGTTCATTGCAATCTTCGCCAATTCCATCGCATCGTCTTGTGTCTGTATGTCTTGTGGCCTCCTATGTTGTCGCAGAAAAGAAACCCAGATGATGGAGATGGTCCGGCGGATGGTGATAATCCCGATGATAAGCGtagaaagttttgttttatgag TGTGGTTCGTGATGCCATATCATTGCAATCAATGCAACAGCTATTGGAGCCTGTCATTCGTAAAGTG GTGAGGGAGGAGGTTGAATTGGCACTAGGAAAGTACATTACCAATGTGCAAAG GAATGATGGGAATGACGCGAAAGAAAACTATTCTTCTGGGCCGAGATGCTTTCAATTGAAGTTCATAACTGATATTTTTCTCCCGGTATTTACTGGATCTCGCATTGAAGGAAGAGAGAGTTCCAATTTGATGGTGGCTTTGGTTGACACCTTAACTGGGGAAGTTGTTGGCGCTGGGCCTCAATCCTCTGCCAAGGTGGAAATTGTAGTGCTTGAGGGTGATTTTGAGGGTGGAGGTGATAATTACACCGCAGAGGAGTTTAGGAATAACATTGTAAGAGAGAGGGAAGGAAAGAAACCCCTTCTAACAGGAGAGACACTTGTGAGTCTCAAAGATGGGATTGGTTCGGTAGGTGAGATTTCTTTCACTGACAATTCAAGCTGGACTAGAAGTCGTCGGTTCAGGCTCGGTGCAAGAATTATAGACGACAATGATGGAACAAGAATTCTTGAAGCAAAGACTGCGTCATTTGTTGTCAGAGATCACCGTGGAGAAT TGTACAAGAAGCACCATCCTCCAACTCTGCAGGATGAAGTATGGAGATTGCAGAAAATTAGCAAGGATGGAGCCTATCATAAGCGCCTGAGCCAAGAAAAAATCGAGACGGTGAAAGATTTCCTAACTCAGCTTTATGTACAACCTTCAAGGCTTCGCAAT ATTCTTGGCCATGGTATGTCTACCAAAATGTGGGAAGCTATAATTGAGCATGCACAAACATGTGTGCTCGATAAGAAGATTTATGTGTACAAACCTCATGATTTGGAACAGAAAAGCGGAGTGGTTTTTGATGTTGTAGGACGAGTAATGGGGCTACTTTCAGATTACCA GTTGATGCTCACAACTTGGTTGTCTCTGCATACAAACACTGGGACGAAGTGGATTCCATTGATGATGAAACTTTGCTTGTAG